A single Camelus ferus isolate YT-003-E chromosome 3, BCGSAC_Cfer_1.0, whole genome shotgun sequence DNA region contains:
- the LOC102506076 gene encoding 60S ribosomal protein L17-like codes for MHIQKATMYLKDVTLQKQCVPFRCYNGGLGSCAHAKQWGWMQGRWPKKGAEFLLHMLKNADSNAELKGLDVDSLVTEHIQVSKGPKMWCRTYRAHGRIDPYTRSPGHIEMILTEKEQVVPKPEEEVAQKKKISQKKLKKQNLMA; via the coding sequence ATGCATATCCAAAAAGCCACCATGTATCTGAAGGATGTCACTTTACAGAAGCAATGTGTGCCATTCCGTTGTTACAATGGTGGACTTGGTAGCTGTGCCCACGCAAAACAGTGGGGCTGGATGCAGGGACGATGGCCCAAAAAGGGTGCTGAATTTTTACTGCACATGCTCAAAAATGCAGACAGTAATGCTGAACTTAAGGGCTTAGATGTAGATTCTCTGGTCACTGAGCACATCCAGGTGAGCAAAGGTCCCAAGATGTGGTGCAGGACTTACAGAGCTCATGGTCGGATCGACCCTTACACACGCTCTCCCGGCCACATTGAGATGATCCTTACTGAAAAAGAGCAGGTTGTTCCCAAACCAGAAGAGGAGGttgcacagaagaaaaagatatcccagaagaaactgaagaagcaaAACCTTATGGCCTGA